In Microbulbifer pacificus, the genomic stretch CCGTCGACGACATGATCCGTATGTTCGCCGACGCCGGCGCCACCTACATCACCTTCCACCCGGAAGCCAGCCGACACGTCGACCGCTCCCTGCAGCTGATCCAGTCACTCGGCTGCAAAGCAGGCCTCGTATTCAATCCCGCCTCCAGCCTCGACGCGGCGAAATACGTACTGGATAAACTCGATATGATCCTGCTCATGTCCGTAAACCCCGGCTTCGGCGGCCAGAAATTCATCCCCGCCACCCTCGGCAAGCTCACCGAAGCGCGCAAACTCATAGACGACTCCGGCCTCGACATCCGCCTCGAAATCGATGGTGGCGTGACCAAGGACAATATCCGCGAAATCGCCAAGGCGGGTGCGGACAGCTTCGTCGCTGGTTCCGCGATCTTCAATGCCGCTGACTACGCCGAAGTGGTCAAGGCCATGCGGGCGGAACTGGCGCAGGTCTGAGGTTCTTGAGAAGTGGCGCCCCGGCGCCACTCTCCCTCATTCGGTCATTCGGTCACAAAGGACCGCAAAGGGCCACAACGGAGCAACAAAATCTGGTGCTTGCCGCCCCTACCAGAGATTTGTACACTTGCTCGCCGGAATACAGGGAAGCAACGCGAGGCTGCGACCCCAACGCTGCGAGAAAGTGACATTGAACTGCACTGCCCCCCACATCAACAGCTGGCGATGGCGCCACTGATCCGCTGAAGCCTGAAGACCAGGAGCTGGTCCGACGGGCGCCTTTCCCGCGGGTAGGATTCCACCAAAGATGCGCAATCCTGGCCCCGTACTACAAATCGAAGCATTGCATACACCGGAGTCACCATGACCCCCAGCGAATACGCCCAACTTGCGTCTGAAGGATTTAACCGCATACCTCTTGTCCGTCGTGTACTGGCCGACATCGAAACCCCGTTGACCACCTACATGAAGCTCGCCGCGCGCGATGGCGGTCGCTACAGCTACCTGTTCGAATCCGTGCAGGGCGGGGAAAAATGGGGGCGTTATTCCATCATCGGCCTGCCTGCGCGCACCGTGTTGCGCGCATCCGGGCACGAGGTCAGCATCGAGCGTGACGGCAAAGTCATAGAGCAGTTGCAGGTAAAAGACCCGCTGGCTTTTGTGGAGACGTTCAAAGAGCGCTATAAGGTCCCGGAAATTGAAGGTCTGCCACGCTTTAATGGCGGCCTCGTCGGCTACTTTGGCTACGATTGTGTCCGTTATGTGGAGCCAAAGCTCGCTGACAGCTGCCCACCGGACACTCTCGGTACCCCCGACATTCTGCTGATGGTCAGCGACGAACTGGTGGTATTCGATAATCTCGCCGGCGCGGTGATTTTTATCGTGCACGCCGATCCCGCTCAGGCGGGCGCGATGGAGCAGGCTCAGCGCCGTCTCGACGAACTGGTAGGACAACTGTCTCAGCCGCTCACCCGTGTCGACCCACTGGGGATCGATGGCGATCACACTGCGGAACAGGAATTTACCTCGCATTTCGGCGAAGAAAAATTCAAGCAGGGCGTACATCGGGTGAAGGAATATATCCTCGCCGGCGATGTGATGCAGGTGGTGCCGTCGCAGCGGTTGTCGGCGCCGTTCAACGTCCCGCCGCTGAATCTCTACCGTGCCCTGCGCAGTCTCAACCCCTCTCCCTATATGTATTTCCTTGATCTCGGTGACCACCAGGTAGTGGGCTCAAGTCCGGAGATTCTGGTACACCTGGAAGACGGTGACATGACCGTACGCCCGATTGCCGGCACCCGCCGTCGCGGCGCGACTGAAGAGCAGGATCGGGCGCTGGAGCGGGATCTGCTGGCGGACCCGAAGGAGATCGCCGAACATCTGATGTTGATTGACCTCGGGCGCAACGATGTGGGGCGTGTGGCCGAGACCGGCAGTGTGCGGGTCACGGAAAAAATGGTGGTGGAGCGCTACTCCCATGTGATGCACATCGTGTCCAACGTCACCGGCAGGATCAAGCCAGGACTCACCGGCATCGATGCTCT encodes the following:
- the rpe gene encoding ribulose-phosphate 3-epimerase gives rise to the protein MPDYKIAPSILSADFARLGEEVDNVLAAGADWVHFDVMDNHYVPNLTIGPMVCKALRNHGVTAPIDVHLMVEPVDDMIRMFADAGATYITFHPEASRHVDRSLQLIQSLGCKAGLVFNPASSLDAAKYVLDKLDMILLMSVNPGFGGQKFIPATLGKLTEARKLIDDSGLDIRLEIDGGVTKDNIREIAKAGADSFVAGSAIFNAADYAEVVKAMRAELAQV
- the trpE gene encoding anthranilate synthase component I; translated protein: MTPSEYAQLASEGFNRIPLVRRVLADIETPLTTYMKLAARDGGRYSYLFESVQGGEKWGRYSIIGLPARTVLRASGHEVSIERDGKVIEQLQVKDPLAFVETFKERYKVPEIEGLPRFNGGLVGYFGYDCVRYVEPKLADSCPPDTLGTPDILLMVSDELVVFDNLAGAVIFIVHADPAQAGAMEQAQRRLDELVGQLSQPLTRVDPLGIDGDHTAEQEFTSHFGEEKFKQGVHRVKEYILAGDVMQVVPSQRLSAPFNVPPLNLYRALRSLNPSPYMYFLDLGDHQVVGSSPEILVHLEDGDMTVRPIAGTRRRGATEEQDRALERDLLADPKEIAEHLMLIDLGRNDVGRVAETGSVRVTEKMVVERYSHVMHIVSNVTGRIKPGLTGIDALRAAHPAGTLSGAPKIRAMEIIDELEPEKRGVYGGAVGYLAWNGNMDTAIAIRTAVIKDEKIYVQAGAGLVADSDPQSEWDETMNKARALFRAVAIATGQ